In Anopheles arabiensis isolate DONGOLA chromosome 2, AaraD3, whole genome shotgun sequence, the genomic window AGATCGTACCACGTGCTCTCGAAATGACCTTCTTTGCCGTTAAATCAGTCTTTGTTAGTTCCATCGATATGGCCGCAGATACGGGTGGCGTATTCTCCTCATTACCGAAAGCGATCGTCTTTCGCCGGGAACGTTTGTTCTTCGACACGTTAGACGCTGGTGTGACTACTGCTGGACCCGAAGTTTCGGCTTCCTTTGCAGCGACGATCGTTTTACGCCGACTAGATACTCGCACAGGGCGAAGCTGCACGGACGAATCGCTGATTGTGATAGGTTCTTCCGTTTGGTTGAGATCGTTACGCTCACTGAGACTAGGTTGTTGATCCTTCGGAAGAGAAACATGTTCCTTTCCGCTCGGAATGAGTGTGCTGCGACGCGTGCGAGTGGATCTGGCGGTGGTCGTGGTGGATGGCACCGTGTCAATTtcagtcgcagcagcagcagcaacgataGTCTTACGCCGGTTTGAAGCGTTTGACGACTTTTCTGTTTCGATGGAAGTTGCGTCCTCATTTGGTAGCACAATCGTTTTACGAAAAGTCTGCTTTGGAGTTTCATCGATCTCATTGCAGTTGGTGTCGGCCACGGTTTGCTCCTCTTCTACATTCGTCATTTGCGGGGTAAACATTACCGTCTTGCGACGCCCTCGGGGAGTGCCGGAAGATCGTGGCTTCGTTCCAGATCCGGGGAAAAGAGCTCGACGTGTAAGCGTTTCGTTGTTCGCTTCCTGTGGTGTTTGCTCCTCTCTGGCCGCATTGGTGCCGAAGGAAGTGGTTGGTGTAGTGGCTGAGGTCGGATTATCCTCATCCCTTTCCATCGGTGTCGGTGTAGATCGGAAGCGTTCCAGCAAGCGCATGGGAGCCGCCTGAAGCATCTGATCGTACTCATCGATCGGACCGTCGGCCGAACTGTCGATTTGATTTTCTGCTTCAAAATCGCTCAGTATGCGCTCTAGACGATCGTCTTTCCGGATCCGATGCAGCACCGGGAGCTTCGCCGGTGGAGATATCACTGGAGCCACGGGGGCTGCCTTTGTCTTTGCTGCGACGTTGGGGCGTTTCTTGGCTCCAGCTGCTGCCTCTGCACCAGGTTGCATCGATTTTTGACGCTAAAaaagaaggtttttttttaactttttgtcATTTAATACAAACTCGTTGCTTTACTTACTCGAATTCGTTTAAAGAGATCAGGATTTTCGTACCGTTCTAGGTTGGAAATTTTAAAGTCATTCGGGTTCATCAGGCAGTTGTGCCGTTTGCACGCCTCGATCCACAGTATCGAAACAATCGGGATGTTCATCTTTTTCGCCTTTTGGTACGTGGAAAGCAATCCATCCTTGAAGATTACGTGAGTTGTGTCCCTGTGAGAAAGATAGAATAAAACGAATCATGTTACAATTTGTGATTAACCAATAATCCCTCCATTACTTACTTCAAGAGTCGCTCGTTAACTTTCGCCCCGAGCGATGCGATGTGTTCCTTGATACCGTCCGACCGATTGTCCGTCCCGGAACGTACCTCCACGTACACGCACACCTCGCGCATCACCTCCTGAATCGTGCGCTTTTCCAGCGCCTGTCGCTCCTCCTCCGTAATGATGTCCTGTTCCGCATACGACACATCGAAGTTGCCGTACGCGTTGCGCTTGGAGACGGAATTCAGGGCACGCACTGCCCGCAATCTAGCCGTCGCTGAAGGACTGTTGTAATCACGCATCAGCAGTTGCAGATGGCGGTTGGGCGGCTGGACCGATTCGACCGCCGGCGGAGTATTGCATCGCATCGCATCCGGTGTTTGGTGCAGCAGATCCAGTTCAAACGGTGAGCTTCTTCCGGACAGGCAGCTGTCGAAGGAATCGTCCGCCGTACGCTGCGATTCGGGTGCGTCCGATGAGCTACGCTGAAACAGCGGCTCATCGCTCGGTGTCGATAGGAGACGCATCAGTAGCGCCTCGTGCAGGCTCTTCCTTCTACCGGGAGTGGCACCATCGTCGTAAACCACTTTCGACTCGCTGTGCGTCGACACCGAGGAGCGTTGCTGCATGGCGGGCGGTGTGGCCGTTTTGTGAATCTGTACCGAAGACCCGGCCCCGAACCCGACGGATAGGCGCTTTTGTTTGGGCGAAAGTGTGACGCCACTCTGATCCAACATCACACGCTGCATTTTCGATGCGATCCGGCCGTTTTGTATCACCAGTGCGCGAGATTATTCACTTGGTTGATGGAAGCATTGTGAGTATGCGTTTTTACACTTTATTAGAAACACTTTTCGTGCCCTTTGCAAGCGAGATATGCAAGGCGCAGATAGGGTGTGCGATCGGTTTATGACGCGTCGGGAATTTCGAGCCAAACGGTCGTTGCTGTCAGATGGCGCTTAAGCACGGATTACACCGGCTGTGATGTGTTGGGACTTGCAGTAGAGGTTTGCGTGCCCAAAATCGGTTTCGTACCGTCGCCAGAGCATTGGAAAATCGTAAGGAATTCGTTAAAAAATGATTCGTgagttttgtgctttttgtgctacaaaaaggtaaaatgtaaatatttaatattttgagGTAGTTTTAATCTGCAGCCGTTGTATGTAATGATTGCGTTCGGATAAGTTCAGGATATTCAGCACCTTACGCGACGGTGATGGTGCCAGAAGTTACACgtgtaattgatttttcagtaCTTTACCATGTTtcaactagtgttgggtaattcagattcagattcatgaatctgaacaaggtggaatatagaggagatgtcttcttagcgtttggcatgttgccattttgagattcagtttgacaacagccgtcgatatttgtttacaggcagcagctgcattataacgtgtaaaatgccgatttatggagtgtggacgcaaaatacattttttagtgctaaacaaatgtttatcaaacgaaaaaaattca contains:
- the LOC120894459 gene encoding uncharacterized protein LOC120894459 yields the protein MQRVMLDQSGVTLSPKQKRLSVGFGAGSSVQIHKTATPPAMQQRSSVSTHSESKVVYDDGATPGRRKSLHEALLMRLLSTPSDEPLFQRSSSDAPESQRTADDSFDSCLSGRSSPFELDLLHQTPDAMRCNTPPAVESVQPPNRHLQLLMRDYNSPSATARLRAVRALNSVSKRNAYGNFDVSYAEQDIITEEERQALEKRTIQEVMREVCVYVEVRSGTDNRSDGIKEHIASLGAKVNERLLKDTTHVIFKDGLLSTYQKAKKMNIPIVSILWIEACKRHNCLMNPNDFKISNLERYENPDLFKRIRRQKSMQPGAEAAAGAKKRPNVAAKTKAAPVAPVISPPAKLPVLHRIRKDDRLERILSDFEAENQIDSSADGPIDEYDQMLQAAPMRLLERFRSTPTPMERDEDNPTSATTPTTSFGTNAAREEQTPQEANNETLTRRALFPGSGTKPRSSGTPRGRRKTVMFTPQMTNVEEEQTVADTNCNEIDETPKQTFRKTIVLPNEDATSIETEKSSNASNRRKTIVAAAAATEIDTVPSTTTTARSTRTRRSTLIPSGKEHVSLPKDQQPSLSERNDLNQTEEPITISDSSVQLRPVRVSSRRKTIVAAKEAETSGPAVVTPASNVSKNKRSRRKTIAFGNEENTPPVSAAISMELTKTDLTAKKVISRARGTICSPKDMEMSSITRQNPKGVNPIAGELTKINSTGSVISISSEEGNRPATNAPKDRRRTLFIPTVERATDAIIKASPNDTTRSSLGLSLINRRRTLYTPSHSSTAMEPLEVSETPPPLTDSFHQQSDSRQTHADGSSIVNRPNPTSSSTPKCTVEPPEPTSAPNRRKTLLQQYEDSLVFSSTRAPDRRRRTVFDITMDIMDHRLTEINRQAAAAAAAASSKPQSEEANPTTDRPAPSVAPVEVTLKSPTPQAIQTCMDTYYRKAAKSTEKAPPPQPTEEPPRKRKLFNVQTSEEDIMPRLATVGRSNKTPAATKRRSLAPSSDMKSPTSSLTKKRRTTALFTSQAEPGQCQPEKEGPRKNLFPVGRGLPTMASQYPPNGGQTQQNGGPLLPRQYLATTNLHTEQSTFVKEAIASLDGFIIEANVSDNTTHLVTLEPRRTINLLRALIRGLWIVRYEWIVESYHTGRWLPEERFELKEFSRAVQLNRSERQAFGSQYRNELWADFAPFWISPRCAVPAQQLRELIVLCRGKVTGNASRAKFLVVEPNDNDAAPIEGQIVVAPGWILDSITINKVKKLSKKYRIE